A region from the Oncorhynchus clarkii lewisi isolate Uvic-CL-2024 chromosome 8, UVic_Ocla_1.0, whole genome shotgun sequence genome encodes:
- the LOC139415435 gene encoding cytosolic 5'-nucleotidase 1A-like, whose amino-acid sequence MLHFFGGGPLSKAIDPITQKICEMIPQQFAPLHNPYDDDTQLDPAIFIHALMNVNARLRRLYPDSDELFDIVLMTNNHAQVGVRLINSINHYNLTIERFCMTGGESPIGYLKAYMTNLYLSKDGEQVIEAIEEGIAAATTFASGDVENQLSDTQLKVAFDGDAVLFSDESEIIVKQHGLDTFFEHEKEFENKPLAQGPLKCFLEALGMLQRKFYAKNERMTCPIRTYLVTSRSAASSGVRVLKTLRSWGLEIDEALFLAGAPKGPLLQKIQPHIFFDDQMFHIEGAKELGTIAAHVPYGIGQKYHKGIFIEQPAKDTT is encoded by the exons ATGTTACACTTCTTCGGAGGGGGGCCTCTGTCCAAGGCAATTGATCCCATCACCCAGAAGATATGTGAGATGATTCCCCAGCAGTTTGCCCCTCTCCATAACCCCTATGATGACGACACACAACTCGACCCAGCAATATTTA TACAT gctCTGATGAATGTGAACGCACGGCTGAGGCGGCTCTACCCCGACAGCGACGAGTTGTTTGACATCGTCCTGATGACGAATAACCATGCCCAGGTCGGCGTGCGCCTCATCAACAGCATCAACCACTACA ATTTAACCATTGAAAGATTCTGTATGACGGGAGGGGAAAGCCCTATTGGCTACCTGAAGGCCTACATGACCAACCTGTACCTCTCAAAGGATGGAGAGCAAGTCATCGAGGCCATTGAGGAGG GCATTGCAGCAGCGACCACGTTTGCGTCCGGAGATGTGGAGAACCAGCTATCCGACACACAGCTGAAAGTTGCCTTTGACGGGGACGCCGTCCTCTTCTCTGATGAGTCGGAGATCATCGTGAAACAACACGGCCTGGACACGTTCTTTGAGCACGAGAAGGAGTTTGAGAACAAACCTCTTGCACAG GGTCCCTTAAAGTGTTTCCTGGAGGCGCTGGGGATGCTCCAGAGGAAGTTCTACGCCAAGAACGAGCGTATGACCTGCCCCATTCGTACCTACCTAGTAACATCCCGCAGTGCAGCCAGCTCAGGGGTCCGCGTCCTCAAGACACTCAGGAGCTGGGGCCTGGAGATAGATGAGGCCCTGTTCCTAGCCGGGGCCCCTAAAGGGCCTCTCCTGCAGAAGATCCAGCCTCACATCTTCTTTGATGACCAGATGTTCCACATTGAAGGTGCCAAGGAGCTGGGGACTATCGCTGCACACGTGCCTTATGGGATTGGACAGAAGTACCACAAGGGGATATTTATTGAGCAGCCTGCCAAAGACACAACGTAG